The DNA window CAGTTCGTATTTGTCGCTGCCTTCCATCGCTTTGAACAAGGTGACTTTGCCCGGGAACGGCCTCGGCCGGTAGGCGATCATCGCCTGATAGTGGGCCTCGCGCACCTGAACCCGGCGGAGGTCGGAGTGGGCAGGGGCAGGGCCGACCGCGGCAGCGGCCAGCTCCCGCTTCACCCTGAAGTGGGTGCGGAGTCCGTCGACGGTCCGCTGACCGAGGGCGAACAGGCGCTTCGGCAGAGGTTCGTCTTCGCGCTGGTCCCAGAACGTGTGGATCCGCCTCCTCAGTGGCATCGCACGAAGCGGGAACGCCGGGTTGTGGGTGTCGAAAAGTCCGAGAAGTTCAACCTCCTCGCCTTCCTCGATCAAGCGGCAGGCCATTTCCCAAGCGACGACTCCGCCGAACGAATAGCCGGCGAGGGCATAGGGTCCATGAGGCTGCGCGATGCGGATCTTGCGAAGGTAGGCGTCCGCCGTTTCCTCAATCGTTCCGACGGCAACGGCCTCGTTGCGTCCGAGTTCGCGCGACTCGATTGCGGTGATGCCGACCTCTTCCGGCAAGTTGCCGAGCAGGGGGCGGTAGAACATCACCGCACCGTCTCCACCATGGATGCAGAACAAGGTGGGCGATCCTTTTCGCAGTTCGACGAAGACTCCCGGTGTCGCTTGGGGGTCGGGGTCGGTGCGGGCGCAGTCGATGGCGCGTGCCAGCGAGCGGACCGTCGGGTGCTGGACCAATGTCGCGAGTGGCAGGGTCACGCCGAAGTCGCGGTCGATGCGCGAGAAAAGCCGCAAACCTGTGAGCGAGTCGCCTCCGAGCTCGAAGAAGTTGGCATCCCGGCCGATCGAGGGCATCTCAAGCAACTCCATCCAGATCGTGGCCAGCTTGGATTCGTCGGGGCCTTCAGGCGGACTGCCCGAGGTTGACGGCGATGAAACCCGAAGCCCGTCGGTGGTGATCTTGCCATTGCGATCCAACGGCAGGGCGCTGAGGGCGGAGATGATCGGGGGACACATCCAGTCTGGAAGGGTCTTGGAGAGCGAGTCTCTCAACGCTCGGGCGTCGAAGGACTCCGGGTTCTCAGTAGCGATCCACGCTGCAAGAGATCCTTCGCGGGAGGCGACCCGCACCTGCTTCACCCCCGCGAATCTTGCGATGACCGCTTCCACTTCGGCAGGTTCGATCCGGTAACCCCGAACCTTGATCTGACGGTCGTCACGACCCTCGAAGTGAAGGATGCCTGACCCATCTTTTCTGCCGATATCGCCTGTTCGGTAGCAACGCTTGCCGTCTTCGATGAAGAAAGGTGCGCCGTCGTCCCTGCCGTGGTAGCCGAGCGAGACCGCATCACCGCCGATGACGATTTCGCCACGGGAGCCAAGGGGCAGGGGTTGTCCGTTTGCGTCGGCAATTTCGACCGTCGTATTCGCAACCGGAACGCCAATCGGAATGGCCCCATTCCGGCAGTCGTCTTCAGTGATCGGGTGGGTGGTCGCAAAGGTCGTGCACTCGGTCGGTCCGTAGCCATTGACGAGACGCAGCGAAGGGTGTGCTTCCAGCACGCGTGCGGCGTGGGTCGGCGATACCACATCGCCTCCGGTCAGCAACCGGCGCAACGGGGCGAGATCTCCGAGATGCTCATCGACCATCGTCTGGAACAGACCGGCGGTCAGCCACAGGGTGTTCACGCCCCGGTCGCGAATCGCATCGGCGATACCCTGCAGTCCGGTCCCCGGAGCGGGTATCACCACGGTCGCTCCGTTCAGCAAGGGGCTCCAGATCTCGAACAGCGACGCGTCGAATGAGGCCGGCGCGAAGTTGAGAAAGACGTCATCGATTTCCGTCGCGAGATCACCGGAGGCAAGCGCCAGCCGGACGATGGCCCGATGCGGAATGACGACACCTTTCGGAGTGCCGGTCGATCCCGAGGTGTAGAGCAGAAAGGCGGGGTCGGTGGCGAGGTGTCCGGGCGCCTTGAAATCGGATCCCGCGGGTGCCGGTGGAATGACCGGGATACCGAGTGCTTGTTCCAATGCGGCTTCGCCTGACACCACCGCAAACGCATTGGCGTCTTCAATGAGGGCCTTCAGTCGCTCTCCCGGGCTGGCCTGATCCAGCGGCATGACGGTTGCCCCGCACCGGAGGATGGCGAGGTAGGTAGTAATGCGTTCCGGACTTCGAGGGAGGTGAACGGCCACCGTTTTTCCGGGGCTGATGCCGCGCCGCTGGAGGTGCGCGGCGATCGACGTCGCCCTGCGGTCGAGGTCGGCGTAGGTGCTGTCCGCTGCCTCTCCTCGTAATGCGACTTTGTCCGCATGGGTCTTCGCGACCTCGGTGAACAAACCGTCGATGGTCGCATCACGGCGATAGGGGTGAGGAGACTCGGAAAAGTCCTTCTGTATCGCCCGCCGATCGTCCGAGAGAAGTGGCAGCTGGCTGATGGCCGTTCCCGGATTCTCCGTGATGGCTTCCAGCAGCCGAATGTAGGCATCCATCCAACCTTCGATGATCTTCCTGTCGTGGCGCTGGCGGTTGAAAAGCCATTCGAGGTGAAACTGTGAGCCGTCCCGGATGACCCAGGCACCGAGTTCGTTGGCCCAGTAGCGACGGGGATGGACGCGCACCTCTGCAGGCGAAGAGCCGCCGAGGCTGAGGTCGGGCGTTCGGGGTAACAGGCTGAAGGTGGTCGTGACGAAGGCCGGGAAGTCCCTGCAGCGTGGCAGATCGAACTGGCTCGCGAGTTCCGAAAGGCTGGTGTCGGCGTGGGCCATGACCGCATCGATTTCGGCGGTGACCGACTCGAGGAACTCGCCGGTCGACACGTCCGGGTTGACCTTGAGCCTGATGGGGAGCGTTCGGACACACTGTCCGACCAAGGAGGTGGCACCCATCGCGAGATGACCGGCTTGGGGAATCGCGGTCAGGAAGTCGGTCTGTCCGGTGATTCGGGAAAGCAGGATGGCCCACACGCCGAGCTGGTCGCCGAACAACGACCGACTCTCGGACTTGGAGACCTGTCGTAGCTTTCGCACCAGACCGGCGTCGAGGGGGCGACGGAGCGACTCGGCTGAGAAGCTGGCGGTCGGGAAGCCGGGGAGTGACGGCGGGAGATCGAGTGGCGCCGGCGGATTGCTGAGCCGGGATTGCCAGAATGCTCGGACTTCATCGGCGCGTTTACCCTGCCGGACCTGTTTCTCGTATTCGACGAACTCGCGGTAGGGCGCGGCTGGCGGGAGCTTCGGGTGCCGGCCTTCGGACAACGCCCGGTAGATTCGACCGAGCTCCCGGATCAGGATGCCAGACGACCAACCGTCGCAAACCGCGTGGTGGGTGACGGTTAGGAGCGTCGCCGAAGAAGGTCCGGTATGGATCAGGTGGATGCGGGCCGGAGGACCATTGGCGAGGTCGATCGGTTGGTCGGCAAGGCGGTCGACTGTTGTTTCAAGATCATCTCCCGGACTGAGTCGGATCTCCTCGATCCGGATGGTGGGGTCCGGGTGGACTTGCTGCTCGCCCGAGTGGATGTCCAGCGTGCTGCGCAGGATCGGGTGACGTCTGGAGAACTCGTCAAAGGCCGCGGTGAGTAGCACGACGTCGACGGGCTCCGGCAGTTCGATTCGAAGCGCTTCGTTAAAGGCGGTATCCGCGCCGTCACCGAACTCGCCGAGCAGCAGGATCTCGCGCTGCCCGGGCGCCAATGGGTATCGGTCCACGGCTCCGGGCGCCGCGGTTTCGGCGGCGGCTTCGGGATTCGGGACACGGGTTTTCATGGTTCCGGGGGGTGGAACGGGTCATGCGGAGGCAACCAGTCTGGCGAGGATGGAATCGAGGCGTTCGATGCTGTGGGCTTCCCGGAAGCCGGCGTAATCCGGCTCGAGAGCCGCGCCTTCCCAATCTTTGCCAACGAGCATTCGCTCGATGGCCTCGAGGGCCTGTTCGGGGTTGCCTTCCTCGATCGTCAGGCCGGTCCGATACTTCCTGACACGATGACCGATGCACTCGCCGTCGCTGGCGACCGAGGGGATCTCGAAGGCCGCGGCCTTGCTCAGCGTGCCGCTGCTGCCTTGGAATCCTTCGTAAGCGGCCCACGCGAGGTCGAAGCTGGCGAACAGGGCGTTGAACTCGGGTTCGGTCGGAATGCGGGGCGCGTCGGGGTCGAAGTGGACGTTGTCGAGTTTTCCCGAGCGGACTCTTTTCGCGAAGGATTCGACGAACGACCGGTCGTTTCCGAAATACTCGGCCTTCCGGAAAACGCCGGCGAAGACGAAGTACCACGGTAGCCGTAGTTCGTGGGCCGTGAGGGCGACCCGCATCATGGTGAGCGTGCCTTTCCGTTTTTCCAGTCCGATCAAGCCGATGACGCTTCGTCCGTCGGCCTTCGCCCGGCTGCTCCGGACCAACTCCGGTTCGGTTTCGGGCAAGAGTGTCTGGGTGACGTCGGGGTAGGGGGTCACCTCCTTGCCGGTGAAGTCTTCGATCGCTTCGTTGAAGCGCTCGTCGAGCACTCCGATGCCGCAGCAGAGCGGGGACCGGAAGATCGCGTCTC is part of the Haloferula helveola genome and encodes:
- a CDS encoding amino acid adenylation domain-containing protein, giving the protein MKTRVPNPEAAAETAAPGAVDRYPLAPGQREILLLGEFGDGADTAFNEALRIELPEPVDVVLLTAAFDEFSRRHPILRSTLDIHSGEQQVHPDPTIRIEEIRLSPGDDLETTVDRLADQPIDLANGPPARIHLIHTGPSSATLLTVTHHAVCDGWSSGILIRELGRIYRALSEGRHPKLPPAAPYREFVEYEKQVRQGKRADEVRAFWQSRLSNPPAPLDLPPSLPGFPTASFSAESLRRPLDAGLVRKLRQVSKSESRSLFGDQLGVWAILLSRITGQTDFLTAIPQAGHLAMGATSLVGQCVRTLPIRLKVNPDVSTGEFLESVTAEIDAVMAHADTSLSELASQFDLPRCRDFPAFVTTTFSLLPRTPDLSLGGSSPAEVRVHPRRYWANELGAWVIRDGSQFHLEWLFNRQRHDRKIIEGWMDAYIRLLEAITENPGTAISQLPLLSDDRRAIQKDFSESPHPYRRDATIDGLFTEVAKTHADKVALRGEAADSTYADLDRRATSIAAHLQRRGISPGKTVAVHLPRSPERITTYLAILRCGATVMPLDQASPGERLKALIEDANAFAVVSGEAALEQALGIPVIPPAPAGSDFKAPGHLATDPAFLLYTSGSTGTPKGVVIPHRAIVRLALASGDLATEIDDVFLNFAPASFDASLFEIWSPLLNGATVVIPAPGTGLQGIADAIRDRGVNTLWLTAGLFQTMVDEHLGDLAPLRRLLTGGDVVSPTHAARVLEAHPSLRLVNGYGPTECTTFATTHPITEDDCRNGAIPIGVPVANTTVEIADANGQPLPLGSRGEIVIGGDAVSLGYHGRDDGAPFFIEDGKRCYRTGDIGRKDGSGILHFEGRDDRQIKVRGYRIEPAEVEAVIARFAGVKQVRVASREGSLAAWIATENPESFDARALRDSLSKTLPDWMCPPIISALSALPLDRNGKITTDGLRVSSPSTSGSPPEGPDESKLATIWMELLEMPSIGRDANFFELGGDSLTGLRLFSRIDRDFGVTLPLATLVQHPTVRSLARAIDCARTDPDPQATPGVFVELRKGSPTLFCIHGGDGAVMFYRPLLGNLPEEVGITAIESRELGRNEAVAVGTIEETADAYLRKIRIAQPHGPYALAGYSFGGVVAWEMACRLIEEGEEVELLGLFDTHNPAFPLRAMPLRRRIHTFWDQREDEPLPKRLFALGQRTVDGLRTHFRVKRELAAAAVGPAPAHSDLRRVQVREAHYQAMIAYRPRPFPGKVTLFKAMEGSDKYELPADYHWADLALGGFEIVPVPGRHDTLFEAKHIPAISRAIAEHFPVR
- a CDS encoding glycosyltransferase, giving the protein MPDPVKTVALVDPLWVGHHPMYFGQFAASFLRAGARVIGLCPEPDAALREIGEASEGIEDWQSHVHLRYMPAGARSFLWGRFEGDPLRTFQRWLRAGDGIDAAEHETGWHTDLVYFPYLDSYLRFLPVPGIPDIALGRPWSGLYLRNHHHQPNGSSLHASARMFAKGDAIFRSPLCCGIGVLDERFNEAIEDFTGKEVTPYPDVTQTLLPETEPELVRSSRAKADGRSVIGLIGLEKRKGTLTMMRVALTAHELRLPWYFVFAGVFRKAEYFGNDRSFVESFAKRVRSGKLDNVHFDPDAPRIPTEPEFNALFASFDLAWAAYEGFQGSSGTLSKAAAFEIPSVASDGECIGHRVRKYRTGLTIEEGNPEQALEAIERMLVGKDWEGAALEPDYAGFREAHSIERLDSILARLVASA